DNA sequence from the Pseudophryne corroboree isolate aPseCor3 chromosome 6, aPseCor3.hap2, whole genome shotgun sequence genome:
tattttttaaagaaaagaGAAAAGCATTGTGCATAAACATTAAACCAAGCAGCAAATTTttatataaagaaatataaaaGAACAACATTAATTATACAGTTCAGTTATCATAACATGTCCAAAAGGATCACCTACTTTTACCTGTAATTTTACAGAGCAACACACTGTTCAAACAAATTAAATTTTACTAAATGACAAAAACAATATGAAATCTTATTTTGATAATTTGTTAGAAAATATTAATATTGTGGAAAAGATGGAAATTAGGGAAATATAAACAGTTGTAGAGCCATTAATTCTGTGCATGAAGCTTTATTGTGAGCATTATATTTAATATCTGGCTACACTTTGCCAATATTTTCCTAGATGATTTAAATCGCATATCTTCAGACATagattaaaaaaattgaaaaacattGCTTTTAAAATTTCTAAAGCTGTTTTTACATATTATCTTCTCTGAAAGTAGAACTTCCTCAACTATTGTTAAGTGGAATTCAAAGGAAAATAGAATTTTTACTGTtaacatatggggggtcattccgagttgatcactagatgccgttgttcgcagcgcagcaatcaggctaaaaatcggcacttgtgcgcttgcgtatggtgcgcagtgcgcacacgcaacgtactttcacacaagactatgcagtttcacacaaggtctagcgacacttttcagtctcactgctgttctttcagtgattgacaggaagtgggtgtttctgggtggtaactgactgttttcgggaagtgtgtgtaaaaacgcaggcatgttggatgaaaacacaggagtggctggggaaacgggggagtggctggccaaactccgggcgtgtttgtgatgtcaaaaccggaactagacagactgaagtgatcactagctcggagtaagtctcgagctactcagaagctgcaaaatctatttttgtagcaatgctgtgatcctttcattcgcacttatgctaagctaagaggtgtggctattaaataatgagactagttgtaaaaaataaaccatactgcgaGAGTTAAAAGGTTTTGGAAGAACATTGACATTGGACTGTCCCAAAACAGTTTAGCAAGTTGTACCCACTTTCACAGAGAGCTTGCTGTCACACAGAGATAGAAGAAGTTGTGCTTATCCCGTGCGTCATAAAAATACTTAGTTTAAAAGAAGAGCAATGTGTAACTTAATTTTTTTTGCTAAATTTAACAAAGCGCCCTCCAACTATTTCTGTGTGTAATAGagacagattgtatgtcacttgcaGGTGTTTGAGTGGCACAAGAGTTTTAGTGATTGTCGTAAGGATGTTTAAGATGATGAAAATCTTAGGAGGCCTTGCACAGCAAAACCAAATTAAAATTTTATACTTGTTTTAGAAAATTGTTAAAAATGACCATTGACTCAGCATCTGAATGTAGCACAATTGTAAACATTGACAAATGAACTAGTATGAAGTTTACATTTAGTTATTAACATGAGAAATGTGTGTGCTAAGATGGCTCCAAGGCTTCTTACTGCTGAGCAGAAAGAAAATTGAAAGTAAAATTGTACAGACATGTTGAAACAAATTCAAGCAGAATCAATTTTTTTAGGTAAAGTTATTACCTGTCATAACACATAGATCTTCCAGTATAATCCTGAGACAAAATGCTAGTTCATGCACTGgataacaccatcatcaccaataatgaagaaagcatgtcaaaccaaattcaaagccatgtaaTTGTTTTTTTTGTTATGAAGGGTGTTATTTTGAAGATAGGGTACCAGAAGGTGCAATAGTGAATCAGTATTACTAAAAAATGTTCTAGAAGATTCAGAACAAAGGCCAGAGTTGTGGAAAGATGGTTTAATCATCTCATCTATCAGGACAATGCACTGCTCTCTCTTTGAAGCAGTTTTTTTGCATAAAAACAGAATAACGTCAAATTTGTACTCAACGACACCCATTTTGCATCAGAAAATAACAGAACAATTGAGGGagatgacagataatgagctaGGAGTCTGTGGATTCAGAAGAGGAGTACATAGAAGGGTTAGGATTTAAAGTGTAGttaatataattaaatataaatgATGGCATCATTCTAATAATTTAATAGCCATCCCTCGTATTATCCCACATTTGGTGTTAGGTTGGACACATAATTGATTTTAAAAGATTTTTTATAATACAAAGATCCAAAACCCTAATAAATGACAGATTTAAAGTGATGTATATCTACAACAGTTTGCGTACTGCTTGTATGATGCCTCTTTTCACCTCTTGGTTCCTCAGGCTGTATATAAGTGGATTCAGCATTGGAGTCACCACTGAGTAAAAGACCGCAGCCATCTTGTGTTGGTTTTCAATGACATTGGAGGGAGATCGCAGGTAAGTGAAGAAAACTGACACATAGAAGATGGAGGCACACATGACATGTGAAAAGCATGTACTGAAGGCTTTCTGTCTGCCCTCAGCAGACTTCATCCTTAGAATAGAAGAAATGATTAATGAGTATGATGTAAGGATTATCATAAATGAACCTACGACAAATGACACTATAGATGAAACAGTTATCATCTCACAGATGTTAGTGTCAGAGCAGGACAGCTTGAGCAGTGGAGGGACATCACAGTAGAagtggtttattatgtgtgagccaCAAAATTGTAAACTGAATATGCAGCTGGTCTGCATGGATGACTGTAAGAAACCAATGGAGAAAGATTGGACAACCAGGCCCAAACATTTTTTCTTGGTCATTATAGAGACATAATGGAGAGGGTGACATATGGCAGCATACCGGTCATATGCCATGTTAGCAAGAAGTAAAACCTCTGTGCCTGCAAGTCCAGCAAAGAAAAAGAACTGAAGGGCGCAACCAACAAATGAGATGGCCTTCTTcctggagataaggtcagagagcaTTCTAGGTGTTATAGCTGAGGAGTAGAATAGGTCCACCAGGGATAGGTAGCTCAAGAAGAAGTACATCGGGGTTTGGAGGTTAGATGAGATATGGACAGTGACCATCATACCGATGTTTCCCACTACAGTCACCATGTAGATATGTATGAAGAGCATGAAGAGGAACGGGGCAAGTTCTATATTATCAGTGAGTCCAGAAAACACAAACACTCTCACTTGGGTCTTGTTTGTAATATTCATTAATTCTCTCTGTAATGATAAAATTAAAATTGATTTCAGATATCACAAATTTTCAATTTTAAAGCTTGGTGTAAATTTAGTTCCACTAAAGCAATAACCAACACCAGATAATTTCAGTAATCCTTAAACATGAAGAAATTACAACAAAATGTGACTTAGCAAATTTGAATGAAGCTACTGTAATTATCTTTTAGTTATGTAAATATTTACTGTATGTACTTTCATTCTGTTAGATAGAAAACTTTTCatttaaaatacattattttcaaTAATGATCACTTCTTTACGTGGCCACAAGGATGTCTAGTCAAAAGCCACATGGATATAAAGATGTTCTCTGGTAGAATTTTATCAGCAGACGGTGCTGGTATCAAGTGTCAAATCCCATTGCTGAAGTTATAGTGGCAACAAGTGCCTATTGTTTGGACATCCTGTTGGCTTCCATCACTGGTGAAGCATTGGTTTAAACTTGACTCGTGGTCCAATAGCCATTAAGAAGTGGTGGTGGCTTTTTGAATTTGGTGTCGGCTgcaagccaatcatggctcgcagactggcagccaatcaaaaGTTGACATGGCAAGCCAATCATGGCTTGATGCTTCATAACCCTGACCACTTGTGGAGTCTAAAGTCAGACGCTACCAAGCGGAAGAGTGGAATCCTTCAGAGAGTGAGGACATCATGTCTAGAGCTCTAATGCAGACTTTGAAATCCAGTGATGTCTGAGCTTGAGGACGGAGACAAGCAGTGACAGAATAGTCCAGCTGTGTTACGGAGAGTGCTGCTATATCACTAGACAACTACAGTAGGTATCAAGCACTAGGCCTAATGGGCACAGTCAGACCTTAGGCATGTGTGTACTTAGGCAGGCAGTGAGCCTGTGCACATTATTTAGTGTGACTCTAGGAATTTTGACCTAGACACTTACCAGTGCGAAAATATGCAGGCACTGGGCCTGAGCCCCTAAAATAAAGTGATCTTGGCATTAGTCACAGGCCTTAATTCTGAGCCCACTGTAAGTGACTCTAGGCATTAGGCCCAAGTCACTAGATATATGTTAAGAAGGCGAGTGTCACAGAAATACTGTAACTTGAACATTGATACAGTGATATTAAACTATACCAGGTAGTTGGGAACAGGACTCATGTTCACAATTCAGTACAGCTACCACACTCTAGTGGCCTTCCTTTTCCCTAAATTGCTTGTCTATCAGGCCCCACCTATATAGGTGTTCTTTTTCAATCCAAGGGTCATTATAGTACTGTAGGGTTGGCTAGCTCTGTAGGCAGGAGTTTTATGGGGCAGCTCCCAGCAGTAAGGTGTTTTAGAGGGAAGTCTTAAAGAGTCTTATTGTTGTTTTGTATAAGTGAAATCTCTTGATTGTTGTGTTCACTGTGCAGGTTCATTTTATATAGATAACTGTTCCAATAGGTTTAACATCCGTTGTCATGGCACATTTGACTTGTTTCTATATTTTGTTAGTTTATTTAGTTGTTGGCCCTGTTTGTTATTGTAGAAATACATAGTATGGAATAGCACTGTGACACATCAGTTTAGGATGGGGCCCTGCACAGTTGTGGTGTTGAGATTGGAGTGGATGAAGAAATAATATTGGCCATGGTGAGCACCATCTATGTTTGCCTGTCTCTCTCCATTCTATCTTCTTTTTTTCTGGGCGGGCCGTGGGCCTTGGACTCAGGTGCAaggttgagttttttttttttttttaaagaactcgtAGGTGAGACTCAGGATCTGAGGCCAATTGAGACCCTCAATCCCAAACAAAAGAAGGGCAGAAAAATAAGACTATTAAATCCTTTTTATACCAACATTATTTTGTTTGGATAGGCAAAAGATAATAAGTTTACCTTTAGAAACGTATAGGTCGGTATGAGTAGACAATTTTCTGGATGGCATCAGAGATCGTCTCCCAATAGTTTCCTGCTGGAAATACTGAACAGATAGACCTAAGAGAAGATATAGAAATAATAAAGTATGTAAGTGTGAATTCACTAGTCTGAGTACTCTTAAACTTATATTACACCAATACTTGGGAGCACAGTGATCTGTTTTTATTTTCCCATGAAATGTTTCATGTTCTTTGAGTGGGATTACACAGCTGTCACCATGACGTTTTCCCCATACACTTTTGTACTGCTGTTCATGACAGCATATAGTATATTGTTTTATTGATATTCACTGGCATTGCAAGTATACACTATCCTTTCCAGGCTGGATTGTGAGTTGCATTCAGCTGTGACTATTCTTATATTTTTGCAGCAAT
Encoded proteins:
- the LOC134934761 gene encoding olfactory receptor 5AP2-like — encoded protein: MNITNKTQVRVFVFSGLTDNIELAPFLFMLFIHIYMVTVVGNIGMMVTVHISSNLQTPMYFFLSYLSLVDLFYSSAITPRMLSDLISRKKAISFVGCALQFFFFAGLAGTEVLLLANMAYDRYAAICHPLHYVSIMTKKKCLGLVVQSFSIGFLQSSMQTSCIFSLQFCGSHIINHFYCDVPPLLKLSCSDTNICEMITVSSIVSFVVGSFMIILTSYSLIISSILRMKSAEGRQKAFSTCFSHVMCASIFYVSVFFTYLRSPSNVIENQHKMAAVFYSVVTPMLNPLIYSLRNQEVKRGIIQAVRKLL